The genomic DNA GCAAGCGTTTTAAATATAACGCTGAAGTGATCAAATGGATTTTGCATGTGGTCCAAGGTTTGATTACCCAATGAgcaattgtttgtttttttttttttttttgtttaatgattagAAGGGGCATTATTAGACATTattcccactacaccacttttgcaataacgccacatgctgactgggatgacacgtgtcggataatgccccatggtgggggcattatttttcttaaccactaCGGGTCATGTCTTATGAAAGAAATGactttttttattattggtatataaaattagatttattaaacccgtgtaatacgcgtagttttttaaatatatacttttttattatttactatacaaaattacatttattcgaccgataacgttaaaattagtgcactttcacttttgccccccgatggCCACACATATACTTTATATGCGCATATCGCAAGCGGGACGTTAATACACAACTCTCTaacctaataaaaaataaagtgagaTGTTACAATAAGTAAATACTACCTCAAAATTCATTTTGTTAGAAAACAAATCTTGATGACTAAATGTATTAACGGATTACATTACTCGTGTAAGACATGTGTTTATTCAAATCGTGCAATCCACgagtttttaaaagatgtaactattttattacttagtatataaaataatatttattcaaccagtgtaatacacgggttctaacctagttttacatataaaaaactTAATTTTACAcagtgttattattattattattattattattattactattattattattattattattattatagctGCCGTCGTGACTACCGTCGCCGCCGTCACCGACTTCCAacgccaccaccacccacctccaccccAGCTTTCTCCTGCCACCACCGTTCATATACGTTTTATAATCAACAAAGacatttatcttatttttttCAAAGCACCGTAGCTTTATAAATATTATTTAGAATTGTTTTTGCTGATACGAAGTACCATAGCTTTATATATTAACCATCTTAAAACATAAAAGTTTGATTGTATAAAAAATACTTTATATttacttaaaaaataatataaaagttaaaaactaatgattgtaattaataattaaaaaataaaatagaatattaattaattaatgatTTCGGTAATTAATGAGAGCCATTTTCTCTCTCCTACCATCTTCTCTCTCCTCAAAAGTTGACTTTTGGGTATATTTAACAACACCccttttaaatagtttaccaattCAACCCTTACCAACACTTTTGTCTTTTGACcatagtttaaacacttttcattGAATGACATGACAgtctctcattggttgattttgaagtttaccactttcaagtgtctaaccactccATACAccctaactatatatatatacaccaaAAAGTATGTTGACATCAAgttttatattatattaattcCGTGCTTAATTTCTTGATCCAACTAAAATCGATAACGAAATTTGGATCAAGAATCAAAATATCCCTTTATGAGATaatgttaatttatttaatagatgGGCAAATGATTGTGTTTGACATTTTGGATTAAACTAAATCAAATTAAATGAATTTACGAAATAAGATCGTGCCTCCAAGTATACTAAACAAACTAATCATGCATTGAATCTCTACGTGCACTCATGTTGTTTCATGATATGCTTCTATGAAGCCAAAAATGCACTATTTCTTCACTAGAAAAGCTCATGAAAAACTCTGAATCCAAACCCAAATTCAAATCCAAACGAGTTCCATTTTAGCATcaagacaatggtaaccgttttGTCTAAGAGAAAACCAAAAGCCCCGAAAAAGATCGAGCCGAAAAGGGGCTGTTTTCGATCATGTGTGGCATGGTTTGTGTATCCTCTTCCGACCGCTCTCTTTTTCATGATTCTTATGTTTGTTTGGACATCATCGACCACTTACATTTCGGGCAGGATTGTGCATGTTTGTGTCTCGTCTCGTAAGCTGACCAACCTTTATTGTCTCTCGGCCACCACACAACCGAACGACAAGTTCCAGCTTCCGTTCACGAATTCTAGTTCTCCAGAGTTTCTGGAGAACGGAATTCCTGTTCTTGAAGAAAAACTAGAAAAGAGATTGGCGAATTCGGCCTTGGATGACAATTCGGTTAACCTTAACCGGAACCTCAAAGGCGAGTCCAAAGAAGATGTTAGTGTTGTTCGAAACCAAAGTGATGGGAATAATGGGCTTGAGGTCGTTGATGACCTCAAAGGTGATCCCAATGGAGTTTCCAAAGTTGTCATTGAAAACCCGACTGCTTTTGATGATAAAAGAGTCGGGAATGAAAACCCGGCCACTTTTCTTGAGAAAAGAGCCGGGAATGAGGCCACTGGCACCAGTGGCCTTAAAGACGACTCCAAGAAAGTTTCTAGTTTTGTTCATGCAAACCAGAATCCTCTAAATGGCAGTCTTGATGAAATAAAGAATGCGAGGGAAGTTGTCGAAGAGTATCTTCGAGTCCAGAGATCGTGGGCCGCTAATCAAAACTGGAATCAGAACCAAAACCAATGTCATGGCCGAGGAATCTATGTCTATGAGTTGCCACCAAAGTTCAACAAGGATTTGGTGGCTCAATGTCATGATATGGTTCCTTGGGTTGATATGTGCAAGTATTTCAGTAACAACGCGCTTGGTGAGCCCATACCGGAGCTTGGAAACCGATGGTTCAAGACTCATCAGTACTCGTTGGAATTGATATTCCATTCGCGAGTTTTAAAGCACCCGTGTCGTGTTTACGATGAAAACCAAGCAAAACTCTTCTATGTTCCATATTATGGTGGTCTAGACATCTTGAGATGGCATTTCAAGAATGTATCTAGTGAAGTCAAGGATACTTTGTCTTATGAACTTGTAAATTGGC from Helianthus annuus cultivar XRQ/B chromosome 7, HanXRQr2.0-SUNRISE, whole genome shotgun sequence includes the following:
- the LOC110867701 gene encoding xyloglucan-specific galacturonosyltransferase 1, with the translated sequence MVTVLSKRKPKAPKKIEPKRGCFRSCVAWFVYPLPTALFFMILMFVWTSSTTYISGRIVHVCVSSRKLTNLYCLSATTQPNDKFQLPFTNSSSPEFLENGIPVLEEKLEKRLANSALDDNSVNLNRNLKGESKEDVSVVRNQSDGNNGLEVVDDLKGDPNGVSKVVIENPTAFDDKRVGNENPATFLEKRAGNEATGTSGLKDDSKKVSSFVHANQNPLNGSLDEIKNAREVVEEYLRVQRSWAANQNWNQNQNQCHGRGIYVYELPPKFNKDLVAQCHDMVPWVDMCKYFSNNALGEPIPELGNRWFKTHQYSLELIFHSRVLKHPCRVYDENQAKLFYVPYYGGLDILRWHFKNVSSEVKDTLSYELVNWLEMQKSWDKNLGKDHVFVLGKISWDFRRKDYTSWGTRFLELEEMQNPIKLMIERQPWELNDIGIPHPTHFHPHSDDDIRAWQRKIISSNRRSLISFAGAARPDAHDNIRSILIDQCTSATEEQCKFFDCKTKQCDEPQSLIGLFTESEFCLQPPGDSPTRKSVFDSLVSGCIPVLFDPFTAYYQYPWHLPEDHGKYSVFIDQEDVRKMKVNVVERLMKMPLKERDDMRRNIVYDLMPKLVYGDEDAKFELFQDAFSITMNNVMERVKSLNLE